The Verrucomicrobiia bacterium region CGCGCTGGAAGAAATCGTGTGGGCGCTACGGCCGCGCAGCGACACCCTGCAGAGTCTCGTCGAATACGTCGCGCACTTCGCCAAGGAACTGTTTGAGGGGGACACCGCCCGGTGCCGGCTGGATTTGCCGGATGATTTGCCGGATCGCGCGCTGCCGCCGGACGTGCGGCACAACATTTTTTTGATCGTCAAGGAAGCCCTGACCAACGCGCTCAAACACGCGCACGCCCGGGAGGTTCTGGTGCGTGCCCAGGCTACGGAAACGTCCCTGGCCCTTTCCGTCGAGGACGACGGCGGCGGATTTGATTCAGAGGCGGAGCCTGCGGCGAACAAGCGCAATGGCCTGGGCAACATGCGCCGCCGGGCCGAGACGATTGGCGGACAGCTCACGATTGAAAGCGTCCACCGCCAGGGCACCAAGGTCCGCCTCACTGTCAACTTCCCACCCAAGCCCGTTTGAAACCATGGCCACCAATCCACCCCACCCCAACCGCGATCCCATCAAGGTGGCCCTCGTGGATGATGATGAAGGCATCCGCACCAGCCTCGCGGCGTTGATCCGCCGGGAACCCGCGTTTCGATTGGTGGGCGACTACGCGAACGCCGAAACCGCCGTGAAGGAAATCCCCCAACACCGGCCGGATGTGGTGTTGATGGACATCAATCTGCCGGGGATGAACGGCGTGGAATGCGTTCGCCAGCTCAAGGGCGCCCTGCCCCAGGTCCAGTTTCTCATGCTGACGGTTTATGAAGACAGCGATTCGTTGTTCAACTCGTTGAAGGCGGGCGCGAGCGGTTACCTGCTCAAGCGCACCGCCTCCGAACGCCTGCTCGATGCCATTCGCGACGTCCACGACGGCGGTTCGCCGATGTCGCCGCAACTGGCGCGGCGCGTCGTCATGTTTTTCAACCAGCCGGCCACAACGGAATCCACCATGGCCCGGCTGACCGCCGGCGAACGGGAGTTTCTGGATCAACTGGCCAAGGGTTACGCCTACAAGGAAATCGCCGACCGCATGAACATCAGCATCGACACGGTGCGGAGCTACGTGCGGACGGTTTACGAAAAGCTCCACGTCCACTCGCGCACCGAGGCGGTGGTCAAATACCTGCGCGGCTAGCGCGCTTCAAATAATGTCGTAGCCGACGGGATATTCGCCGACCCCTCACCCGGCCTGCGGCCACCCTCTCCCCATCGGATGGGGAGAGGGACGGGGTGAGGGGTTTCTGCTGCCATTACAGCTTCAGAATTTGTCAAACCGCTCCAAGGCCCGCCAACGTGCGACCCCTCCCGGAAACGGATCGGCGCCGGAGGTTTTCTCCGGCGCCGAAGGAAGCGGCCACCACTTCAAGGCGTCGCCATCGGCTTCACCAGGCGGAAGAACATCTGGTCGCCCGAGAGCGGCCAGTTGGTCGAACTGGTGCCGGCCGACGCCGGGTAATCCAGCCACGTCGCCAGATTCGTCGTGCTTTGCAGCCCGACGCATTTGAGCCCCAGCCAGTCGATGATGATCTTGCCCGGCGCCTGCGGACTGATGCGCAAATATCCAAACATCGGTTCGGCCAGGTTGGCGATCCGGACGGGGTCCGTGCCCGTCCAACTGTCCAGCGGCAGCGTGTAGCTGTTCTGCCCGGGCAACGTCCGGATGTAACGCACGTGATCCTTCGTTGGCGCGGCCTCGTTGTCGGCCCCGTTCATGGAATACTTGTATTGCAGGCGGAGATTGTTCCCCGCCGGAACCGGCAACGTGAGGGTGTAGGTGTCCGAATTGCTCACCCGGCTCATGAGGTAGTTTGTGGCCACGCCGTTGGTGTTGCCCCAGCCCCACCAGCCGAGGAAATCACCATTCAGGTAGATGGTCTGCGAACCGTCGTAGGTCGTCGCGTCCGTGGCCACCGCCCCCTTCATGTCGATGGAAAAGGTGACGAAGTTGGTCTGGTCGATGATGTCGCACGGTTCGACGTCGTTGTAGAACAGCACCGCAAGGGTCTGCGTCGGACTCGTCACGGTGAACTGGCGGTCATTGCCGCCGGTGCTGAGCGGGCTTTCCCAGCCGCTGTTGGGCGCGGTTGCGCTGCTGTTCCAGAACTTGAACTTCTGGCAGCCGCCCAGCGGCCACCACAAATTGACCACGCCACTGTAAATGTTGGTGTTGGCCGCCTGATTGTTGGTCAGCTCCAGCGACAGATCGTAATTGTTGAACTGGCCGCGCGCATAGACGTGGTCGTAGCCGGGCGTAAACCGCCCGAGCGCCGTCTGCACGGACATGTCCACGCTCAACGTGATCTGGTTGGTCGGATCGTTCAACGTGCGGTCCGCCCAGTAATCCGCGGGCGCCGCCATGTCCATGTTCGTGAGCGTCAACTCCCGTGCGTTGCCGCAAATGAACGCAGGCGATTCATCCCCCGGAAACGTGGCCCAATACTTGTATTGCGCCTTGCTGCCCTGGTAGCCGACGATGTCAAACGTGTTGGTGAACACGGACGAGGTGCCCACGCGGAACAGTTGATTCGACGGCGTCACCGTCCAGCCGTTGAAGGTGCCCTTCACGTGCACTTCGTCACTGCTGGGGTCGAAGCTGCTGGGATCGGACGGGCTGACGTTGAAGATGGCGATGGGCACCTCCATGTTCACGCTGAAGAACACGTGGTTCGTCGGCGCCGGAGCCGGGTCGCCCGCCAGCCAGCGGCCGTGCGGCAAATCCAGCCGGAAGGTCACCAGTTGATTGTCATTCGTGGTCGTGACGGACAGATTGCCGTCCTTGCCGAATCCCGGACCGATCGCAACATTCCAGTCCCCGGCCTTCCGGAACTTGAAATCATAGCTGCCCGCCGTCGGAACCACGTAGGCGCCCTCGTAAAGGCCGGCGCCCTGATTCGTCAGCGTCACCACCGGCGTCGTCCAGCCGTTGAACGAGCCCATCACGTCCCAGCCATGGCCCGGGTCCTCATAGCCGACGCGGTCGCTCTGGGGATTCCAGCCATCGTTGCGCACGCCCGGGAACCAGCGGAAGGTGAAATTGCCGTTGGTGTCGTAGAGAGAGCGGACGTTGCTGCCGGGCCAGCTCGAGGACCACGAACCCGGCGTGATTTTCCATTCATGCGCCGCGCCCGGCGTGTGGCCGTAAATGCTCAGAACATAGGAACCATCCCCGTTGTCGGACATTGGATTGGCACCGGGATCCCACGCGGGCGTCTGATAATCTCCCGCCACGTAATAGGACTGGGCCTCGGAGTTGGGCACGCAGGCAACGACGACGGCGGCCGCTGCGAACAGGGTCAATGTGAGTTTCATAGTTTTGCGCTGCACCAAAGAATCAACGCCTGCCGGTGTTGGTGGCTGCACGTGACCGGCGCGGTGACTTTGGGTTACCTGCGCACACTAGGATTGCCCGCCGCAACCGTCCACCGCACGTTTGTGCGGTGACCGCCCGCCGCGCCCGGCGACCACACAAACATGCGGTGGCAGCGCATCGTTGCGAGTGTTAGGGTCGCATCATCCAGCACCTTAATTGCCGGCATCAGACCCGCTGCTCCCAACGTTGCGTCGGCAAGCCGAGCCCGCTGCCAATTGATATGCATTCTGCGAAACAACTCCGGTCCGCCCCGCGGGGCGGCTTTACCCTCATCGAACTCCTGGTGGTCATTGCCATCATCGCCATCCTGGCGGCCATGCTGCTGCCCGCCCTCGGCCGCGCCAAAGCCAAGGCGCAGGGCATCAGCTGCATCAACAACCTGAAACAACTCCAACTCGGCTGGTTCATGTATTCCGGCGACAACGATGACAAGATTGTTTCGACCGGCGGCCAGCAGGTGCTGGTGACAGACCCGAATGATCCCGCGGCCCAGCCGGGCGGCACCAAGGCCAACTGGGTGCTTGGCAACGTGGCCGACACCAATCCGGACCTGATTCGCAAGGGCCTGCTCTACCCGTTTCTGAACAAGCTGGAAGTTTACAAATGCCCCGCCGACCGCAAGCTCGGCACCAGCGGCCAGCCCACGCTCCGCAGCATGTCCATGAACGCCTGGATGAATCCGCTCAACACCGAAGGGCTGCTCGACGGAGTCAGCTACACCATCTTTCGCAAGCAAGCCAACCTCCGCAAACCATCGGAAATCTGGGTGACCATTGATGAAAATCCGGAAACGATCAACGACGGCTGGTTTCTGGTGCGACCGCAAACGCCGTCCCAATGGCGCGACATTCCCGCTTCCTATCACAACAACGCCGGCGGCCTTTCGTTCGCCGACGGTCACGCCGAAATCAAACGCTGGACCGACAGCGGCGTCCTCCACAATCCCGTGGTCGGCATGCGCAAGGACGGCAGTTCGTCCGACCTGACCTGGCTCCAGGAACGCACCACCACGCCGCCTTGAGGCCGCCGCTCCGGGACGTCTTGTGATTTGGGTCATGCCTCAACGTTCCGCCACCGCCCGGCGCCCTGCCGCACAAAGATGCGGTAGCCGTGCGCCGCGGGCTGCCGTTTAATGGCCGCGCTTCCCCCATAACCGGTGAACGTCAATTCCATGATTCGCAAAATGTCGCTTGGGCTGGCCGCGTTGCTGCTGGCCATCGCCGCCCTCGGCCAGAACAACCTCGCGCAGCCGGCCGCCCGACCGGCCCCCGCCTGGCTGCGCAGCGGCGTCGTGTATGAAATTTTTCCGCGCAACTTTTCGGCCACCGGCGATTTCAACGGCATCACGGCGCGGCTCGATGAACTGCGCGACCTGGGCGTCAACGTCCTCTGGTTGATGCCCATTCACCCAATTGGCGAACAGCAACGCAAAGGCACGCTGGGCAGCCCCTACGCGGTGAAGGATTACTACGCCATCAACCCCGACTACGGCACCACGAATGACTTCCGCCGCCTGGTCACCGAAGCGCACCGGCGCAAGCTGAAGGTCATCCTGGATCTCGTCGCCAACCACACCGCGTGGGACAGCGTGATGATGCAGCACCGGGACTTTTACAAGCAGGACGCCCAGGGCCACATTCTGCCGCCGGTGCCGGAATGGAGCGACGTGGCGGGCCTGAACTACGCCAGCCCCGAACTGCGGCAATACATGATCCGCATGCTCACCTATTGGGTGCGGGACTTTGGCGTCGATGGTTTTCGCTGCGACGTGGCCTACATGGTGCCGACGGACTTTTGGGAACAGGCGCGCACCGCGCTCGAACAGGTGAAGCCCGACATCATGCTGCTCGCCGAGGCCAGCAAGCCGGAACTCCTGCTCAAGGCCTTCGACGCCGATTATTCCTGGC contains the following coding sequences:
- a CDS encoding ATP-binding protein — its product is MPGRRRQRLDLQRHGHCHLVPRLCHRAFLATWWFNTLAAVALLAAVVVTVRVVEKRKFQRRLRLAERERAVERERARIAQDLHDELGSSLTRLSLLSDSLKEHKQDPEAIEGRAAKLSQTATETVRALEEIVWALRPRSDTLQSLVEYVAHFAKELFEGDTARCRLDLPDDLPDRALPPDVRHNIFLIVKEALTNALKHAHAREVLVRAQATETSLALSVEDDGGGFDSEAEPAANKRNGLGNMRRRAETIGGQLTIESVHRQGTKVRLTVNFPPKPV
- a CDS encoding response regulator transcription factor gives rise to the protein MATNPPHPNRDPIKVALVDDDEGIRTSLAALIRREPAFRLVGDYANAETAVKEIPQHRPDVVLMDINLPGMNGVECVRQLKGALPQVQFLMLTVYEDSDSLFNSLKAGASGYLLKRTASERLLDAIRDVHDGGSPMSPQLARRVVMFFNQPATTESTMARLTAGEREFLDQLAKGYAYKEIADRMNISIDTVRSYVRTVYEKLHVHSRTEAVVKYLRG
- a CDS encoding prepilin-type N-terminal cleavage/methylation domain-containing protein, with translation MHSAKQLRSAPRGGFTLIELLVVIAIIAILAAMLLPALGRAKAKAQGISCINNLKQLQLGWFMYSGDNDDKIVSTGGQQVLVTDPNDPAAQPGGTKANWVLGNVADTNPDLIRKGLLYPFLNKLEVYKCPADRKLGTSGQPTLRSMSMNAWMNPLNTEGLLDGVSYTIFRKQANLRKPSEIWVTIDENPETINDGWFLVRPQTPSQWRDIPASYHNNAGGLSFADGHAEIKRWTDSGVLHNPVVGMRKDGSSSDLTWLQERTTTPP
- a CDS encoding alpha-amylase family glycosyl hydrolase is translated as MIRKMSLGLAALLLAIAALGQNNLAQPAARPAPAWLRSGVVYEIFPRNFSATGDFNGITARLDELRDLGVNVLWLMPIHPIGEQQRKGTLGSPYAVKDYYAINPDYGTTNDFRRLVTEAHRRKLKVILDLVANHTAWDSVMMQHRDFYKQDAQGHILPPVPEWSDVAGLNYASPELRQYMIRMLTYWVRDFGVDGFRCDVAYMVPTDFWEQARTALEQVKPDIMLLAEASKPELLLKAFDADYSWPLHATLNRVLIEGAPASQFEACWEQDRREFPPGALHLRISDNHDEARAVARFGIRGALAAEVLMLTLDGVPLLYNGMEVGDATESGDPALFEKMPIFWRPKERPPLRDIYRGLIQLRRSHAAFQNDRVVWLRNSAETSVVTFERADGREQFIVVINFSNRPVTATVQAPAERDYAPVKIAGQADKPDDSFPQLHLGPFEWRLYRNTPSQEARR